DNA from Streptomyces sp. Edi4:
TGCGCGGCGCCAACCTTCCGGCCATGATCCGTGCCGCCGTGGCGTGCTGCTGGTTCGGCATCCAGACCTGGATCGGCGGCCAGGGCGTCTTCGTCCTGCTCGGCAAGGTCTTCGGCGGCTGGACCCACGCGGCGGAGATCGGCGGCCAGCCCTGGACGCTGTGGCTGTGCTTCGCCGCCTTCTGGGCCCTCGAACTCGCCATCATCCACCGGGGGATGGAGACCCTGCGCCGCTTCGAGAACTGGGCGGCGCCCTTCGTCCTGATCGGCGCGCTCGTCCTGCTCGCGTGGATCGCCCACAAGGCGGGCGGCTTCGGCCCGCTCCTGGACCAGCCCGCACGGTACGGCTGGGGCCCGCACTTCTGGCGGGTCTTCTTCCCGTCCCTCATGGGCATGATCGGCTTCTGGGCCACGCTGTCCCTGAACATCCCCGACTTCACCCGCTTCGGCCGAGGCCAGCGCGCCCAGGTCTGGGGCCAGACGCTCGGGCTGCCCACCACGATGACCGCCTTCGCGCTCCTGTCGGTCCTGGTCACCTCCGGCTCCCAGGCGGTGTACGGGGCGCCGATCTGGAACCCGGTCGACCTGGTCGCCAAGACCGACAACGTCTTCGGGCTGCTCTTCGCGCTGGTCACCGTCCTCGTCGCGACGATCTCCGTCAACATCGCGGCCAACGTGGTCTCCCCGGCGTACGACCTGGCGAACCTCGCGCCCAGGATCATCACCTTCCGCCGGGGAGCGCTCATCACGGGTGTCGTCGGCGTCCTGGTCCTGCCGTGGAAGCTGACCTCGACGCCCCAGCTGTACATCTTCACCTGGCTCGGCGTGGTGGGCGGGCTCCTCGGCACGGTCGCGGGGATCCTCATCGCCGACTACTGGGTGGTGCGCCGCACCGTCCTGGACGTCGCCGATCTCTACCGGGTCGGCGGCCGCTACTGGTACCGGGGCGGCTGGAACTGGCGGGCGGTGGCCGCGTTCGCGATGGGCGGCGTCCTCGCGGTCGGCGGCTCGTACTCCACGCTCGACGAGCACGGAGCCAAAGCCGGCCCCTTCCCCACGCGCGGTCTCATCCCCCTCCTGAAACCGCTCGCGGACTACGGCTGGGCGGTGGGACTCGGCTCGGCGCTCGTGCTGTACGCCGCCCTGTCGGCCGGAAACCGGCCCGCACACCGCGCGGCCCAGGACCCGGACGCCCCCGGGCCGCGCTCCTAGGGCACGCGCGCGGTCCACTCCTCGGCGGAGAACTTCGTGGCCGCGAGCTCGCGCGCCCGGGACATCTCCACGTCCGTGACACGGCCCTCGGCCAGGCCGTAGCGGGAGCGGAAGGACGCGATCATCCGCTCGATCACCGTCTCGCGCGCCAGACCCGTCTGGCGCCGCAGCGGATCGACGCGCTTCTTCGCGCTCGTGGTGCCCTTGTCGGACAGCTTCTCCTTGCCGATGCGCAGCACGTCCATCATCTTGTCCGCGTCGATGTCGTACGCCATCGTCACGTGGTGCAGCACCGCGCCGTCGTCCGCGACCATCCGCTTCTGCGCCGCGCCCGCGATCTTGCCCGCCTCGGTCGCGATGTCGTTGAGCGGCTGGTACCAGGCCTTGACGCCCATGTCGCCGAGCGCGCCGAGCACCCAGTCGTCGAGGTAGGCGTAGCTGTCCGCGAAGGAGAGACCCTGCACGAGGGCGTTCGGCACGGAGAGCGAGTACGTGATGGTGTTGCCGGGCTCGATGAACATGGCGCCGCCGCCGCTGATCCGCCGCACGACCGTGATGCCGTGGCGCTCGGCGCCCCGCGGATCGACCTCGTTGCGCAGCGACTGGAAGCTGCCGATGACCACCGCGGGCGCGCCCCACTCCCACACCCGCAGCGTCGGCGGACGCCGGCCGGCCGCGACCTCGGCGGTGATGACCTCGTCGAGCGCCATGTGCAGGGCGGGCTCCTGCGGACCGTCGTGGATGAGCTGCCAGTCGTAGTCGTTCCAGTCGGTGGCATGGGCCAGGGCCCGGCGCACCGCGACCGCGACCCCGTCCGACGACAGACCGTACATGGTGGTGCCGGGCGGCAGGGCCGCGTCGATACGGGCCGAGAGGCCGGCGGCGGTGGTGTCGGCGGGGGCGCCCTCCAGAGCGCCGTTGATCGCGTCGATCGCCTCGTCGGGTTCGAGGAAGAAGTCACCCGCGACCCGTACGTCCCGCAGGACGCCGTCGCGCGTCTCCAGATCGACCACGACGAGCTTGCCGCCGGGGACCTTGTATTCGCCGTGCACCGTTTGTGCCTCCCTCTGTTCTGAGCGGGCTCAACGGTAATGCGCTCCGCGCTGTTTCGCGGCGCGGGGCCGCCCGCTCCGGGAAAGCCGGGGCCGGCCGGCCGGGCTCCGGGCGGCCGCGGAAAACCCCGGCGGCGCTCCGGCCGGACGTCGCCCTGTGGCCACGCACTGTTCACCGAGGGAGCTCCCGTGGCTCGCCCGTTGTCAGTGGCGCGTGCTTTGCTGGACGCATGATCGACGAAGGAATTCTCGAGGGTGTCCCGGCAGCGGTGGAAGAGGCGGTCCGCAAGGCGGCGGCCGCTGAGATCATGCCGCGCTTCCGCCGCCTGGCCCTGCACGAGATCGTCGAGAAGAACGGCCCGCACGATCTCGTGACGGTCGCCGACCGGCTCGCCGAGGAACATCTGACAGCCGCCCTGACCGCGATACTTCCGAGCTCGGTGGTCGTCGGCGAGGAGGCCGTGCACGCCGATCCGGCGGTGTACGAGGCGCTGCGCGGCGACGCGCCGGTGTGGATCGTCGACCCCGTGGACGGCACCCGCCAGTTCGTCCGGGGCGAAGCCGGCTTCTGTACTTTGGTCGCCCTCGCCCACCGGGGCGAACTGCTGGCGTCGTGGACGTACGCGCCGGCGCTCGACGAGATGGCCGTCGCCGTCCGCGGCCGGGGCGCCACCCTCAACGGCGAGCCGCTGCACGCCGGTTCACCCCAGCCGGGCGCGGTCCTGCGGGTCGCCACCTCCCACCCGGACTACACCACGCCCGAGCAGAAGCAGGCCCTCCTGGCCCTGCGCACCGAGGGCGTGGAGGCGGTGCCGTGCGGCTCGGCCGGCCTGGAATACCTGGCGATCGCGCGAGGAGAGCTCGACGCGCTGGCGTTCTCCTGGGAGTACGCCTGGGACCACGCGGCGGGGCTGCTCCTGGTCACCGAGGCGGGCGGCGCGCAGACCACTGTCGCCGGGGTGCCGTTCCGGATCGCCGGGGGCAACGAGCTTCCGTTCACCGCGGCACGCGACGCGGCGACGGCGGAGCGGATCCGGGGGCTGCTCGCGGGGGAGTGAGGCATCGGGCGCGGGTGACCCGCGGCGTCCCGGGCCCGGTCAGGCCGGCGCTGTCCGCACCTCGCTCACCGGGTCCTGGGCCAGATCCATCGCGTCGGGGTCGAGGCGGGTCAGGGCCGCCGAAGCCCGCGGGCGCGGCGGGCAGGGCGGCCGCCGCGCCCTTCTCGCTGAGCGGCCAGCCCCGGTGATGGGCGACCTCCACCGGGGCGCCGGTCACCCGCTCGGCCGGCCGGGCCCGCGCGGGCACGTCGAGCTCACCCCGGTCGTGGACGCCGGGGTCCCAGTCGGAGTCCGGCCGGTACGTGCTCCGGGCGCGGCTGCCGCCCAGGGTGACGGCCACCACGCCGGGCACCTCGGTCAGCCACGCGGCGATGGCGGAGACGCGGTGACCGAAGGCGACGTCCGATGGTGGTGTCCGATGGCGGTGTGGGATGGCGAGTTCACCCCTCGCACGCCACCCCCGGCGGGATTGTCGGCGCGCCGGAATATCCTGGGGTCCTTGGCCGTGGCGTGAGGAGTCCGAGGTGGCGTCGATGCTCGATGCAGTCGTCGTGGGGGCGGGTCCCAACGGGCTGACCGCCGCCGTCGAACTGGCCAGGAGGGGCCTGGGCGTCGAGGTCTTCGAGGCCAAGGAGACCGTGGGCGGAGGCGCGAGGACCGAGGAGCTCACCCTCCCCGGCTTCCGTCACGACCCGTGCTCCGCCGTGCACCCCCTGGGCATCGGCTCGCCCGCCTTCCGCGCCATGCCGCTGGAGCGCTACGGGCTGCGATGGCTGCACCCCGAACTGCCGATGGCCCACCCCTTCGACGACGGCACGGCCGCGGTGCTCTCCCGCTCGGTCGCCGAGACGGCCGCGTCCTTCGGCCCGCGCGACGCGGGAGCGTACCGCCGTCTGATGACCCCCTTCCTCGGCAAATGGGACGTGCTGGCACGGGACTTCATGTCGCTGCCGCTCACCGCCCTGCCGCGCGACCCTGTCGGACTCGCCCGGTTCGGCACGGTGGGGCTGCCGCCCTACACGTGGCTGATGCGCCGCTTCCGCGACGACCGGGCGCGCGCCCTGATGGCCGGGCTCGTCGCCCACGTCATCGCCCCGCTGGGAGGCATCGCCACGGCGGGCGTCGGCATGCTCTTCGCACTCGCCGCGCACGAGAACGGGTGGCCGCTGCCGCGCGGGGGCTCCCAGTCGATCTCCGATGCCCTCACCGGGTATCTGCGCGACCTCGGGGGCGTCGTCCACACCGGCTTCGAGGTCAAGCGCCTCGACGACCTGCCGCCGGCCCGCGCCTACCTCTTCGACACCTCGCCGACCGCGCTCGCCCGCATCGCGGGCCTGGGCAGCGCCTACGCGGACTACCGGTACGGCGCCGCCGTCTTCAAAATCGATTACGCCCTTGACGGACCCGTGCCCTGGACCGCGAAGGAGGCCCAGCAGGCCGGCACCGTCCAGATCGGCCCGTCGAGCCGCGACATCGGCGCCGCCCTGAGCCAGGCATCCGGCGGCACCGCCCCCCGCACGCCGTTTCTGATCACCGCCCAGCCGAGCCTCGTCGACGCCTCACGGGCGCCAAAGGGCAAGCACGTGTTCTGGGCGTACGGCCATGTCCCCAACGGATGGGAGGGCGACTTGACGGACGCCATCGAGCGCCAGCTCGAGCGGTTCGCGCCCGGCTTCCGCGACCGGATCCTGGCCCGTGCGACCGCGGGCCCGCCCCAACTGGCCGCGCGCAACGCCAACTACGTGGGCGGCGACATCGCCTGCGGCGCCGCCCGCGGCCTCCAACTGCTGCTCCGCCCGAAGATCTCCCTGTTCCCGTACGCGACCCGGCACCCCTCGGTGTTCCTGTGCTCGTCGGCCGCCTGGCCGGGCCCGGGCGTCCACGGCATGTCCGGCCACAACGCCGCGAAGGCCGTGTGGCGCCGCCTGCGCGAGGCGGACCGGCGATGACACCGGCGCGGGCGAAGATCGTCCTGGTACGCGGTGACATCACCGAGCAGGTGGTGGACGCCATCGTCAACGCCGCGAACTCCTCGCTGCTCGGCGGCGGCGGGGTGGACGGCGCGATCCACCGGCGCGGCGGCCCCGCCATCCTGGCCGAGTGCCGCGCGCTGCGGGCCTCGCAGTACGGCAAGGGCCTCAAAACGGGCCAGGCGGTCGCCACCACGGCGGGGCTGCTGCCCGCCCGCCATGTGATCCACACGGTCGGCCCGGTGTACGGCGGTGGCGGCGGCGACGCGTCGCTGCTTGCCTCCTGCTACCGGGAGTCGCTGCGAGTGGCCGGCGAACTGGGCGCGCGCACGATCGCGTTCCCGGCGATCTCCACCGGTGTCTACGCGTGGCCGATGGAGGACGCTGCCAGGATCGCGGTTCAGACGGTGCAAGCAGCGGAGACGTCGGTCGAGGAGGTCAGGTTCGTACTCTTCGACGAGCGGGCGTACGAGGCGTTCGCGGCGTGGGTGAGCTGACGGGTTGTCATGACGCGCGCGCCGGGCGGGGGTTGAGGCAGAGCCTCTGACACGCCCACCCCACGCCTGCGGCTCCCGGTCAGCGGGGGTGTTCCGCCGGGGGCGGCAGGATGCGGCGCGGCTGCCCGGGCGCCGTCGAGCGGGAGCGCCACTCGCGGGGATAGCCGAGCGACACCTCCTCGAAGCGGACCCCTTCGTGCCAGGTGGTCCGGGGTATGTGGAGGTGGCCGTAGACCATGGCGGCCACCCGGAACCTGCGGTGCCAGTCGTCGGTCAGCCGGGTGCCGCACCACATCGCGAACTCCGGGTACCACAGGACGTCCGTGGGATGGCGGTGCAACGGGTAGTGGTTGACCAGGACCGTGGGCAGGTCGTCGGGGAGTGCCTTGAGCCGGCGTTCCGTCTCCTCCACCCGGGCGCGGCACCAGGCCTCGCGGCTCGGATAGGGGTCGGGATGCAGCAGGTACTCGTCGTTGCACACGACCCCGGTGCCGTACGCGTACTCAAGCCCCTCGGCCTTCGTGGTCCGGCCGGCCGGCAGGAAGCTGTAGTCGTACAGCAGGAACAGCGGCGCGACGGCGACCGGGCCGCCGGGGCCGTCCCAGACCGGGTAGGGGTCCTCAGGGGTGAGCACGCCGAGATCGCGGCACATCTGGACCAGGTGGGCATAACGGGCGGTACCGCGCAGGGTGATGTCGTCCTTCGGGTGCGTCCACAACTCATGGTTGCCGGGCGCCCACACGACCTTGCGGAAGCGGCTCGCCAGGGTGGAGAGGGCCCAGTGGATGTCAGGGACCTTCTCGGCGACGTCCCCGGCCACCAGGAGCCAGTCGTCGTCGGAACCGGGCGCCAGCTTCTCCACAAGGGCGCGGTTCTCGGCGTATCCGATGTGCAGGTCGCTGATGGCCAGCAACTGCCCGGTACCGTCCGCCATATGTGGCCCCCCGTTCCGAGTACGTGATCGCGACCACGAGATCACACTCCGCACCGCTCGGACAACTGTTTCCTTTATGACTCCGAGCGTGGCTGAGGCGGCTTGGCCGGCCGGCGTGGGTCGGTGTCGTCGGCGGGCGGGGCCGACGGGGAGGGCGCGGCGGGGGAGGGGCGGTGGGGGAGGGGCGGTGGTCGAGAGCGCTCTCGGACCGCCCGCCGGGCGGCCGCCCTTGCCCGAGCAAGTGGCTGGAAGCGCTTTCATGTCGGTCGGCTTGCCATCGTCTCAGGCTCGGGCAGACCGTTGGAAGCGCTCCCAGGCCCGGACGGGTGGTTGGAAGCGCTCCCCGCGCGGGTGGTTGGAAGCGCTCCCTCCCAGGCCCGGACCGGTGGTTGGAAGCGCTCCCACGCGGGCGGTTGGAAGCACTCCCGGACCCGAGCGCCCGACCGTGGCAGACGGCAGACGGCAGACGGCAGACGGCAGTCGGCAGGCGGCAGCAGCAGTGGCCCTGCCCCACCGGGGGGCGGGCCGCCGGCCGCCCCAGGCCCCGCGAGGTGCATGTCGGATTCTCGCCAGCGGGGGCGCTGCCCGTGCCGGATGCTGGATCCATGCCCCCCGTCGCTCCCGCACCCATGCACACCGACACCGAGCGCTGCGTGCGCGCTGTTCAGTCCAAGGACGCGCGCTTCGACGGATGGTTCTTCACGGCCGTCCTCACCACCCGCATCTACTGCCGCCCCAGCTGCCCCGTCGTGCCGCCCAAGGTCGAGAACATGACCTTCTACCCGAGCGCGGCCGCCTGTCAGCAGGCCGGGTTCCGGGCCTGCAAGCGGTGCCGTCCGGACACGACCCCGGGCTCGCCGGAGTGGAACGCCCGCGCCGACACCGTCGCCCGGGCCATGCGTCTCATCCGGGACGGCGTCGTCGACCGCGA
Protein-coding regions in this window:
- a CDS encoding NCS1 family nucleobase:cation symporter-1, with protein sequence MPDTSAIPELPARQGRFSNADLRPVPREARVWSTYNFAALWVGMAHNIPSWTLASGLVALGMDWKQAVFTIAVANVTVLVPMLLTGHAGPKYGIPFPVLARASFGLRGANLPAMIRAAVACCWFGIQTWIGGQGVFVLLGKVFGGWTHAAEIGGQPWTLWLCFAAFWALELAIIHRGMETLRRFENWAAPFVLIGALVLLAWIAHKAGGFGPLLDQPARYGWGPHFWRVFFPSLMGMIGFWATLSLNIPDFTRFGRGQRAQVWGQTLGLPTTMTAFALLSVLVTSGSQAVYGAPIWNPVDLVAKTDNVFGLLFALVTVLVATISVNIAANVVSPAYDLANLAPRIITFRRGALITGVVGVLVLPWKLTSTPQLYIFTWLGVVGGLLGTVAGILIADYWVVRRTVLDVADLYRVGGRYWYRGGWNWRAVAAFAMGGVLAVGGSYSTLDEHGAKAGPFPTRGLIPLLKPLADYGWAVGLGSALVLYAALSAGNRPAHRAAQDPDAPGPRS
- a CDS encoding biotin/lipoate A/B protein ligase family protein, with the protein product MHGEYKVPGGKLVVVDLETRDGVLRDVRVAGDFFLEPDEAIDAINGALEGAPADTTAAGLSARIDAALPPGTTMYGLSSDGVAVAVRRALAHATDWNDYDWQLIHDGPQEPALHMALDEVITAEVAAGRRPPTLRVWEWGAPAVVIGSFQSLRNEVDPRGAERHGITVVRRISGGGAMFIEPGNTITYSLSVPNALVQGLSFADSYAYLDDWVLGALGDMGVKAWYQPLNDIATEAGKIAGAAQKRMVADDGAVLHHVTMAYDIDADKMMDVLRIGKEKLSDKGTTSAKKRVDPLRRQTGLARETVIERMIASFRSRYGLAEGRVTDVEMSRARELAATKFSAEEWTARVP
- a CDS encoding inositol monophosphatase family protein, with translation MIDEGILEGVPAAVEEAVRKAAAAEIMPRFRRLALHEIVEKNGPHDLVTVADRLAEEHLTAALTAILPSSVVVGEEAVHADPAVYEALRGDAPVWIVDPVDGTRQFVRGEAGFCTLVALAHRGELLASWTYAPALDEMAVAVRGRGATLNGEPLHAGSPQPGAVLRVATSHPDYTTPEQKQALLALRTEGVEAVPCGSAGLEYLAIARGELDALAFSWEYAWDHAAGLLLVTEAGGAQTTVAGVPFRIAGGNELPFTAARDAATAERIRGLLAGE
- a CDS encoding NAD(P)/FAD-dependent oxidoreductase, with translation MASMLDAVVVGAGPNGLTAAVELARRGLGVEVFEAKETVGGGARTEELTLPGFRHDPCSAVHPLGIGSPAFRAMPLERYGLRWLHPELPMAHPFDDGTAAVLSRSVAETAASFGPRDAGAYRRLMTPFLGKWDVLARDFMSLPLTALPRDPVGLARFGTVGLPPYTWLMRRFRDDRARALMAGLVAHVIAPLGGIATAGVGMLFALAAHENGWPLPRGGSQSISDALTGYLRDLGGVVHTGFEVKRLDDLPPARAYLFDTSPTALARIAGLGSAYADYRYGAAVFKIDYALDGPVPWTAKEAQQAGTVQIGPSSRDIGAALSQASGGTAPRTPFLITAQPSLVDASRAPKGKHVFWAYGHVPNGWEGDLTDAIERQLERFAPGFRDRILARATAGPPQLAARNANYVGGDIACGAARGLQLLLRPKISLFPYATRHPSVFLCSSAAWPGPGVHGMSGHNAAKAVWRRLREADRR
- a CDS encoding O-acetyl-ADP-ribose deacetylase; its protein translation is MTPARAKIVLVRGDITEQVVDAIVNAANSSLLGGGGVDGAIHRRGGPAILAECRALRASQYGKGLKTGQAVATTAGLLPARHVIHTVGPVYGGGGGDASLLASCYRESLRVAGELGARTIAFPAISTGVYAWPMEDAARIAVQTVQAAETSVEEVRFVLFDERAYEAFAAWVS
- a CDS encoding metallophosphoesterase, with product MADGTGQLLAISDLHIGYAENRALVEKLAPGSDDDWLLVAGDVAEKVPDIHWALSTLASRFRKVVWAPGNHELWTHPKDDITLRGTARYAHLVQMCRDLGVLTPEDPYPVWDGPGGPVAVAPLFLLYDYSFLPAGRTTKAEGLEYAYGTGVVCNDEYLLHPDPYPSREAWCRARVEETERRLKALPDDLPTVLVNHYPLHRHPTDVLWYPEFAMWCGTRLTDDWHRRFRVAAMVYGHLHIPRTTWHEGVRFEEVSLGYPREWRSRSTAPGQPRRILPPPAEHPR